Sequence from the Vanessa tameamea isolate UH-Manoa-2023 chromosome 4, ilVanTame1 primary haplotype, whole genome shotgun sequence genome:
ataattgacaCTTCTCATTGCATATAAAGCTAAATCAAATTCGGATAAGAGCGTAAGGAAACACGATAAGAATACTGAATGTGTCGAATAATAATTTGTCGtacatcaaaatattcttacgtAAAAAAGGCTCGttaaagcacttttaaatcgccATGTACAGTATTGAGCTAAACCGTCCCCAGGAAAGAATTGGGAAGTCGGAAATtgggttttataaattaatcttcaTATTCATGTTCGTGTTACTGTTTCTTTCAAGaagatctatattttaatgtgcTATTATTACACATGGCAGTGGGCAGGGCACATCGCTCGCAGAACTTACGGCTTCTGGGTCCAAAAGGTTCTCGAGTGGCGACTACGACTCGGAAGACGTAGCGTGGGCAGGTCCTTTGCAAGGTGTACGGACGATCTTGCAAGGATTGCGGGAAGCCGTTGGATGCTAATAGCGCAAAACCACCCATCGGGGAAATCCTCGAGTGTGGCCTTTGTACAGCAGTAGACGTCTTTTAGCTGGTACGATGAAGACGGCGATTATGACAATACTGCAAAAGTATTGTGACACAACTTTAAGTATAGCCATTAAAAACATATCGAAGGGAGTCTCGACGTCCAAAATTATAATGAGTAATagtgattatatatgtatataataaacgtTTTCTAAGTTATACGTCCACAGACAAAATGAAAgcagaaagataaaaaaaaatcacggtATTTTTCGTTATCATAATAATTCAAGGTATTtcgctattaaataaaaaagttatattacctATAAAGGACAAATAAGAATGTTCGAAGAATGCAAAATATGGGTAATTGTTCGttaaatctaatataaatagACAATTTTCCTCCAGTCATTCAATCGAAACTCAAGATACAAGAAGTCAACATGGGTTCGATTTGCTTACTTGTTTTATTAGTAGTTAATGCAGTTTTAGGTAAAAGTGCATTAAGATACAGTCTTGAAGACGCCTCTGACCATTTCGAAACATTTATAAGCACTTACGAAAAGGAATATGACGAAACAGAAAGAGCACTTAGATTTGAAATTTTCATGAAGAATTTAGAAAAAATCAATAATCTTAATTCACGAAGCGACACTGCTGTCTTCGGTAAGTAACTGAAACATACAgaacaatagtttatttaactagaatatcttaattaatttttggaaacgagtaactactgagctacttgcaggttcttctcggtagttTTACTGAATGAAGTTCTGTAAAATGGCggtttaaaagtgcttgtaaaagcttacttgagtaaagattactttgattttgatttcatgAAATATGTGACTTActgtttgatataaaataaggtATTATTTCTtcgctaaatatatatttaatatatattgatatgtaGATAGTACTTAACCTAAGTCGGTTACGAATAttttaagttgcattttttATCCAAATACTACACAGCAGCAATAACATTTCGTTTGCTGAATTTTAGAGAATCGTAGCACCTTTAATATcgtgttaataataattcgtatCTCATTCAAGGTATTACGCAATTCAGTGATTTAACGACTGAAGAATTTATACAACAGTATACAGGCTACAGAAGCAGCAACAGTACTGCTAATAAGGCAAAAACCATAAGTAAAggaccaaaaataaatttgaagtttGGAGATGCGCCAGAGTCATTCGACTGGCGCAAACAAGGAGTGGTCAGTGTTGTGAAAGACCAGCGTAGATGTGGTTCCTGCTGGGCGTTTAGTACAATCGGTGAGTTGTTACTTTGCTATATTTTGTTGACATTTACAACTATAgacataattgtaataattgtcaTTGAATCAAGACCAGTAACCGATCTTCGTGTCTTTAATCGATCGTCATTTGTAAAACTATCATTGCTTTTAGATTTACTTCTTCTTTTGTACCTACGATTTTAATCGACTTAAGCAGTTATACTCGTcgtttttttacaattgtatgttgtactagctgttgcccgtgGCTTTACTCGCgtgaaaattgattatatttcaataaaaattaaaatattaccttaatttaataccacatttgtggttcgactttcgtgggctagatacaccagactgaTCACAGtgctcactctcgaacaggcgTTTTAGAACTATCCATGCGAAATACCATCTTCTCTTACTGTGGCCATTTTAAGGATTCGACCTTGGTGAAGCAGACTTTAAGCGtgaactgtactctcttgaaagAAAAGGTGTATactgatggtatcaaagatattcgtggaatatacactgTTTCGCCTTTAGCAcatccagtgataactgtaacctcTATGACATTACGAAGGAGTACGTTATGCGCGTTACTATTAGTCTGGTGCAttattgacattattattttttatatttatatatatatacacaaatgaatgtaattttttattatttattttggatgtgatattgtatctactgttggttgtcctaatgaaaataaaatatactaaacaatTTCATTGCTCTAACTTGAATACTtaacgctcggcgatgatgaatcagtcagtcaggatatgttattttatatatatatagattattaacatactaatatttaacTTGTTTGCAGCTACTGTGGAAAGTGCCTATGCGATCAAAACTGGTCAGTCTGTACTTCTGTCTGAACAACAATTAGTGGATTGCGCTACTAATTACTGTGCAGGATGTCAGGGGGGGATTCCACATTACGCTTGCGAGTGAGTAActcttaataatttaagttgatATTGCTCTACTGATGTTAGATCTATTGGTGACGGTAGGTTCTTCAGATGTATCCGAAATGTATAAACACACTAAATTTACTTCTTTTAATGGATGTAACATTCTTAATTGCTCCGTCGCTCTAGCATCTAGATAGTGCCTTATGCACACCATTTGTGCTGCGAGAGGATTTGTTTTTGCATCGGACGATGAAGGAAAAACGGAGTTAATCTATGGTTATGCACGTAATTTTACACTATCATACTTTCTTTTCGGTTGGATAGATATTCCTTGAAATTTACTGCCGCggttacaataattttttttagacacAGATTAAAGCAATATTGTACAAGAGCAGAACAAaaccattattaaaaattggtacTTTTTAGATACTTAAAGTTAAATGGTGTAATGAGTGCCGATAGCTATCCTTATAAAGGAATAGATGATCAATGTAAATACAATTCTGAAAACATCAGAGTTCAAGTTAAAAATTGTTTGGATTTATTAGTCTCAGAAGATGAGTTAGCCAATAAATTGGCAAACATTGGACCACTGTCTATAGGTacgtatatttgaatattattaaagttaccgTAACAAATACGTAGCATTAACGtaactaataaaaacatttttaattttcaacattGTTTGGGAATTGAAATAGACCCTGTTTACGATTGTCACTTGTCGATAGCGTCACCCTAGACGTGTGTTACATACGCTAGAAGATCACCAGTGGACCGAAACGAAACGAAACCCGTACTGACGATCATTAATTTGACTGTGATCTTCTAGGTAATGGTTCAGTAAGTTCTTTAAGATCCGTTCCATGACTTTACAAAGTACTGAGGTGACAGCTATTGGCCGATAGTTTGTCGTGTCAGATGGGTTCCCTTTTTTGAGAACCGCTTGCATATTAGCTTTTCTCCAAGCCTCCAGCACACATTTTGTAGAAAGCTACAATTGGAACAGGCGAGTTAACACCGGAGATAGCTCCGCTGTCCACTTTTTGCAGCACTATAGCTGGTATTCCATCAGGACCGCTAGCTTTCCGTACCTCGAGTGATTGTAGCTCAGTACGCACATCACGCTGCTTGATTTTAATGTCAGGAATTATGTGGCCACATGGAAGTATTGTTGGTGGCAGCGCACTACAATCGTCGATCACAGAATTGTTGCGAGAGTTTCGCCAGTAGATCGGCTTTCTCCTGAGGAATGTAGGCTATCGATCCATTGGGATTCCTGATTCGGGTCGGTCAGGTAATGTAGAAAACTAGTAAAGTTGTGGTGCACTTGGTTTGTTCATATtattggatatatttatttgcatatgaACTGCTAATCAAATCGTTAATTATGTATCTTATACAAATGAACCAATTTTTAgtgatgtattttattttaataattgtattttttattacagcgATCGACGCAGGCGTATTACAGCAGTATCACGGTGGAATCATAGCGGATAATTATTGCTCAGGATCTCAGATTGACCATGCGGTTGTTCTAGTTGGTTATGGAACAGGTAtggattttaaattgatttacatGACTAACCGTTGTTAGTTGTAATAGTATGAGT
This genomic interval carries:
- the LOC135194784 gene encoding procathepsin L-like; this translates as MGSICLLVLLVVNAVLGKSALRYSLEDASDHFETFISTYEKEYDETERALRFEIFMKNLEKINNLNSRSDTAVFGITQFSDLTTEEFIQQYTGYRSSNSTANKAKTISKGPKINLKFGDAPESFDWRKQGVVSVVKDQRRCGSCWAFSTIATVESAYAIKTGQSVLLSEQQLVDCATNYCAGCQGGIPHYACEYLKLNGVMSADSYPYKGIDDQCKYNSENIRVQVKNCLDLLVSEDELANKLANIGPLSIAIDAGVLQQYHGGIIADNYCSGSQIDHAVVLVGYGTDENGIKYWVVKNSWGIGFGEQGYFRMQRGVNCLGVMNTPALAIEV